Sequence from the Sphingobacteriaceae bacterium GW460-11-11-14-LB5 genome:
GTTCAATGTAGATATAAGCCGTTTTGCTTACTTAACCGGAAGAAGTTTGGCTACGTTTAAAAGAGATTTTGAGAAGATTTTTAACCTTTCGCCTAACCGCTGGCTGCAGAAAAAACGCTTGAATGATGCTTATTATCTCCTAACCGAAAAAGGCTGGAAATCATCAGACGTATACCTGGAAGTTGGTTTTAAAGACCTGTCTCACTTTTCTTTTGCCTTTAAAAAAGCTTATGGCACGGCGCCTTCAAAGATTGGTGTGTAGTACGCTGTTTTCCAATATAAAAGAGGTTGTGTGATAAAGATGATTTTACCTCAGATGCTGTTATGTTGAGCCTGTCGAAACACCTTAAGGAGTAACTTAAAAGGCCCTTCGACAGGCTCAGGGTGAGAATCTATATCTATGATATAACCTCTTTAAAAATTTAATTTCGTTATTAAACCTTTTTTGGAGGAAGATCGAAGGCTATTGCCTCGTGTTCGAAATGGCCGTTATGTGCACCGTCGCAAAAAGGCTTATTTTTTGATAAACCACAACGGCAGATCGAAAGTACTTCTCTGCCCTGTAAGCCATAAGTATTTCCGTTTCTATCTACAATTTCGAAATCGCCCTCAATTTTAACAGAGCCGTTATTGTTAATGGTAAGTTTTGTTTTAGACATGTATGTGTTAGTTTAGTGCAAAACTAAAACATAGAAACCGCAATTTTTGCTCAGTTTTCTATTTAGAAACATTCTCTTCTTAACCTAAGCCTCTTTTTTGATGACGTAGGCAATCATGTCTGTTCTGATTTCAAATCCCAGTTTATGGTAGAGTTTAATGGCTCCTTCATTATCATTTCTAACGTGCAGAAAGGGTATTTCTGAGCGGAGCAGGATCCGTTTAATCTGTTCCTGTAAAATCTTAAAGGCATAACCCTTGCCTAAGTGATCAGGATGGGTACAAACTGCACTTATTTCGCGGTAAGGACTAGGGTGAAACCGGTGCCCCGCCATAGCAGCCAATTTCCCATCCACAAATATGCCCGTGTAATTGCTAAGGTTAATGGTTTTGGCCAGAAAAGGTCCTGGTTTGGTTAACTCCACAAGATCGAGCATTTCTGTAACATGGTCTACATCAAGATCAGTTATTTCCGTTGCATCTGCTATTGGCATTTCCTTGCCCCGGAAAATAAATTGGAACATGTCGATATGGGTTAGTAACCTCCATTGCTTC
This genomic interval carries:
- a CDS encoding iron-binding protein; this encodes MSKTKLTINNNGSVKIEGDFEIVDRNGNTYGLQGREVLSICRCGLSKNKPFCDGAHNGHFEHEAIAFDLPPKKV